Within the Candidatus Saccharibacteria bacterium oral taxon 488 genome, the region CGGCTTGGCGAAAGATGTCGCGTAAGGTATCCATGTCGCAATTGTAGCACTTATTGCGACAAAATTGCAATAAGCTATACAATACGCCATACTGATGAGCTATGAATGAATGTATTGAACGAGTGCTGAGCTTGCCGCAGCTCACACCTTCTGAGGAAGTTAATGCGGCGTTTACCGAATTAGTTGAGAAAGTGGTGGCGCACGGTGAAGAGCCACTGCTGTGTGATGAGAATAGGCGCCATCAGGTGCAGCAGCGGTGCGCGGTAGCCGAGGGAGAGCTGGAACAGTACTGGTCGAGGCGTATCCCAGGGGCGGATAACCCGTGGGCAGAGCTAGGAGCGTTTCCGTATCATGAAAATTATAAGGAGTTAACGCGGCGTGAGATTGGGCTGCTGGGACGAGCTGGGCTGCGGCTGTGTGGCCCCTCGGAAGTAGCGATGATCGGTAGCGGGCCGTTGCCGCTGACGGGCTGGTGGCTACATCAGCTAACGGGAGCGCGGATTACGCATGTTGATGCGTCGGACGAGGCGATTAAGCTATCGCGCGGCCTTGCCACGGCGCTTGATTGGCCGGGTGAATTTGTGACTGGTCTGGGCCAGTCGGTGGCGCTGGATGAGGGGCGGTATGATGTGATATATGTAGCGGGGCTGGCTGGCGAAACGCTGGCGGAAAAGCAAGCAATTGTTGATCGTGCACTATCAGCGCTCAAACCAGATGGGCGACTGATCGCGCGCGGGGCGTATGGGGCGCGCACCCTGCTCTACCCAGGGTTTGACGCTGACGCCCTTGAAGGTGTGCAGCTGATGGAGGAATACCATCCGACAGATGGGGTGATTAATTCGGTCTTTGTGTACAAGCCTGCGCAGTGAGAGGGCTTACCAGTAATTGAGACATTGTCGCAATAATGATACATAGCTAGACGCCGAGGAATTCGTATGGATTGGCTGGTTCGGTGGTTGGGGTGATGGTGGGGTTAGTGAGCACATAGACGGCTTTGCCGCCAGATAGTTCACGTTTGATCTGACCGCGCGCTTGTAGCCATTGGTTGTTGCGGTAACGCTCGGCGTCTGGGGATTTAACGAGGATGTTGATCGGGGTGCTGTCGACGGCACAGCAGCTGATGACGAAGCGCGAGAGCTCGAAATAGCGGTTGTCATAAAAGCCACTCGGGTCGCGCGCCACGAAGCCGGTGACGTCAATGGTTACGCCGTCAAAAAAGCTGTCGTTCGGGCAG harbors:
- a CDS encoding methyltransferase domain-containing protein: MNECIERVLSLPQLTPSEEVNAAFTELVEKVVAHGEEPLLCDENRRHQVQQRCAVAEGELEQYWSRRIPGADNPWAELGAFPYHENYKELTRREIGLLGRAGLRLCGPSEVAMIGSGPLPLTGWWLHQLTGARITHVDASDEAIKLSRGLATALDWPGEFVTGLGQSVALDEGRYDVIYVAGLAGETLAEKQAIVDRALSALKPDGRLIARGAYGARTLLYPGFDADALEGVQLMEEYHPTDGVINSVFVYKPAQ